The DNA region TGCCTCATCATTAAATAGACTTTTCACTAACAGCAATTCAATGCTATCCATTCTATTCAATGAACGTACGCTTAGCATGAGCATGAAATGGGAGGTCAATTCCATTAACAATATTTCTCAAGTCCTTACAAGCATAGTTCTTGATGTGGGGAAACAGCTGTACACAAAATAGCAAACTAACTTGCCTCCTAAGGGGGAGACAGATCACAGAGAAAGGGGAAACTAATATGCCAGGTCGTGAtgaatattttgaagaaagagaCTGATGGGGATAAAGGAGGCTGTGCTCTTTCCACAGACTGGTCGGCAAACCTTCTGTGATAAGCAGGTGCTGGAGCAGGCTTCAGTAAAACGTGCCTGGTGTGTTTGAGCAGCAGCCGGGACCAgggtggctggagctgagtggggggcaggtggggagcgGAAGGGGATGAGGCAGAGGGGCCATGGGGCAGGTCGTGTAAGATAAGAGTCAGAATTTGACTGAGAGAGATGAGGGCTTGGTCATGGGAGCAATGGGATAGGATTCAAGTTGTAACAGGGTCCCTGCGGCTGCAGTGTGGAGAGTGGCCTCTAGGGGGCAAAGGGCAGAGACAGAAGCCCATGGGCAGGCTGCTGCAGGGGTGCAGGTGAGCCACGGTGGAGCGTGTACCTATGTTGTTCCCTGGGTCGATGCCAATTCTTCTGAATAACATGAATGCCTTGGTCTGTTGAGGGTTTTATGCAGGTTTTGCTACCTAGTCATGATTCATTAAATCATTGGCCTCTGGTGACtgttcaacctccagcccctttcccctccctgagcggggctgggggaggtcaTAGAGGAGGGTGGGAATGTAAGTTCCAACCCTCTGGTCAGGCAGTTAGCGCCTGTGGCAACAGCGCCCATCCTCGGGTTACTAGGGGCTTCCCAATAGTCAGTCACCTCCGTCCCATAACAAAAGACAACTTACAGCTCTCTTCACTTTGGCAATTCCAGGGGTTTTAGGAGTCTGTTACCAGAGATGGGATGAaggacaaatatatatttattataagtcACAATATCAATATTCCCTCAATATTCCATTATTCCTGTCCCTATGAGGTAACCAAAGCTAACACACCGTTGTGTTTTCTTTCATGCCTTTCTCTGTTACATCGTGATtccttcacactttttttttttggctgcaccactcagcttgtgggatcttagttccctgaccggggatcgaacctgggctccctgcagtggaaaaatggagtcctaaccactggaccaccaggggattcttttcacacttattttttttttaatagtggaaACTTTCAACCATTCAATTAAGTACAGAGAATAGTATTATAAACCCCATTTACCCATcatccagcttcaacaattatcagcaTGTGGAGAATATTATTGATGTGGGTCCTCTTTTCTTTGTAGACTGTTTCAAAACTAATCTAAGATATTATGGCAAttaatccataaatatttcatgaggaagatataattttttttttttttgctgtacgcgggcctctcactgccgtggcctctcccgttgcggagcacaggctccggacgctcaggctcagcggccatgtgggatcttcccggactagggcacgaacccgtgtcccctgcatcggcaggcggactctcaacaactgcgccaccagggaagcccagaagatataattttttaagatgATTACTATATCATGGTCACACCACAACATTAATAGTAACGTGTTGGAGCACAGACCCTCGACTGGCCTTTTCACATTTCACACCCCTGCACCCCAACATTCTCTATTGCAAACAAGCAGGGTGTTGCTGTTGTTGACCTTATAGACCAAGCTTTGATGACCATCCTCATAACTGACCTAGAGTCCCTCCCATCCTTGCAGACCCACCGCCCGCCTTCTGCCTGGAGCCTCCCTTCGAGGGTCCCTGCAAGGCTATCTTTATCAGGTACTTCTACAACGCCACCTCCAGGCTCTGCGAGACCTTCAAATATGGCGGGTGTGACGCCAAGCAAAACAACTTCTTGACGTCAGAGGACTGCATGAGGACCTGCGGTGGTGCCGAAAGGCCCTGGAGTAAGACAGgggcaggcagggtgggaggggaagggctggggaaagaggaggggctCAGGGGGCCACCCACCATTCACAGCTGCACAGTGTCTTTCCTCCTCGCTGCCTCCCAGGAGAAGTGGCTCAGTGTCCTGTGAAACCACACACTGAGCACATCCTCCATGGGCCAGCTTGGCAGAAGGTCACCCTAGAAGCCCCGTCATGAGAATCGGAGCCTCCTCACATGCTCCCCTTTTTCAGATGGGAACACTGAGTCAGCCACCCTGCAGAGCAGGTCTGCAGAGCTCCTGAGCTCCCCACCTAGGCTTGGAAAACTCACTTCCTTCTTGTTGGTCATCCTGGTCCTGGGAGGACTGTGGTTGCTCATTTCTGGGATGGTCTAGGACCCAACAGAGTGTACCGTGTCCAAGTCTGGGGCTTCAGAGATGTCATTCagccagtccctttctttttgcaGAGGACCTGTGAACCGTGCTCCCCCAACATGCTGAAGTCCAAGGAGGACCCACGCAGGGCTGGGCTGTGGCTGCTTCTGAAACAGTTCAGCCTCCCCGGCTTCCTTCTCAACCCTACCCTCCTCAGCAGAACGCTGCCTCTTTCCTCCCCCCATGGGTCTACTTGCTTTAGCTCTGTCTCATCCAGTCGGCTCTAAGCGCCATGAGAGACTGTCTTCCCTTTATCCCTAGTGCTTAGCATGGTTCCTGGCACAAAGGAGACGGTCCATAAATatttgaggaaggaaggaaggaatacagGAGCACATTCCTCATGACTGGAGTGACTGCAGGGCCTGGGATTTGAAGCAAGTattctaaccctaaccctcatcCTCACTGCATCCTCAccttcatcccccaccccaccatcacTGCTCTCCTTGTGGGTATCGTTGGTGGAATTTCTGGAATCTAGCTCTGAGAATCAGTGATGGCAGAGGTCTTTTCATTAAAGAAGTCCCTTTCCCCCACCGCGATGTTGAACATTTTCCTATCTGTCATTTAAAATTCTACATCCTTATaatcaataaattaatttccTAATTGAGCTAACTTGCATGGAATCTGATTTTTGCACCGAAGAACCTTATCCAACACTGTCCACAGAGATAGTGGCCCTTCTCATTATTCTGCAGAGCAGTGGACTCCTCCCCTTTTTCTGCCCTTCGACTGGGCCCTACCAACTATTGGAAGAAAACCTATTGCAATGCCATCTACCTCTTAATGGACACCCCAAGCTACAAAAATATCTGGGAGACACCTCAACGTGaaagctttctttctttacttcttggGCCAGGTCAAATTTTGGGGCAAGTTGTTCTCCTGGACTCTTAGAAGGACAAAAGAAGAAGCATGAGGTTCAATTGTCCATTTTTCCAAGGAACACCCTTCCGCAAGGTCATCTGTATGGAGAGGGGGCTTCTTCTGTTAAAGAAGGACAACTACCCTTTTTTGTGAGACTggccatgtgccaggctctgtgcttgtcattttccccaaattatttgtttgtattttcctaatgataCTGAGAGGGAGGAAATGGGAGCATGGAGATGTCAGTTAGCTGGAggattagtttcctggggctacTGTGGGAGCCGAGGTGGAGGCCCTGGCTGTCACCTGAAGAGGTCAAGGCCAGTTTCCCAGAAGAGGCGATGTCTGAGCTGAGTTTGGAAGGGTGAGTTGGATTCTGTCAGGTAGAGAGAAGAGGGCAAACAGGAGCTTTGGGGCAAGACAAAGAGGCAGAGATGAGAACAGAGATTCTACATCCGTCCATGTCCCAGATCGGAGTCTGTGTTGGTTTCCAAGTAGCCTTTGAGCATCACGAGGAGACCCCAACTTGTTCCTCGAAGTCCACCCAACCCTGAACACGATGAACCTGGGAGTCCCCCTGTACAGAGTAGGGGAACAGAAGTTCCCTAGGAGGGGTGGGGGAACCACCGTATTTGCATGCGAGCCCTGGTTCCACAGCTTGAGTTTTCCGCTCCCTCCGGCTAAGTCCCAGCTCCTGAGGGGAGTGAGGCAGCCGCTTTTGTCATCTCTAAGAAACAGACCCATTAGAGCTGAGCCATGTGGGTGTGTAGAGGTACCAGTGGAAGAGAAATTAGGTTTTGGAAAAACACTGGAGAAGGCTTCTGaataattaaatgttaaattttcatAGAAGGTAGCTAGTCAACCAGCCTCAGTGTTTTTTACCTCCTGCTAGGGGGAGCTCACTTTCTCTTGGGTAGCAGGTGCCAGCCGGTAGCATTCATGAATAGAACCCTCTTCCGTCCTATTGAACCTATAAGAGTCCCCCTCCTCTCTGGCCCTGTGTTTCCACATTGGTCCTGACTCTGCTCCTAAGAACCCTACAGACAAATTCTGCTGTCTTTGTTAGTTCTACAGACATTGGGAGATGGCTGTCAGGGAAGtacccctccaccaccacccaagTCTCTTTTAGTTTCTTAACATTTGCTAAGTCCCTTTCACCGTCTTTCAGATTCTCAGGACTCAGAGTTAAGGGAATGACTCTTTAGAGCTCCCTACAACTTATGCTGCTAGGATGGTTGGCACCTTCCTGAGGTGCCCCGTCACTGGGCTGGAGATGAGGTTAGTGGAAGAATAAGAGGATGGTCAGTAGGATCACAGCTCCTGCGTCACCCTCCAgtcttttttttgtaatttatttaattaattaatttttgtccgcgttgggtctctgttgctgcgcgcgggctttctctagttgcggtgagcgggggctactcttcgttgcggtgcgcgggggctactcattgtggtggcttctcttgttgcagagcacgggctctagagcgcaggctcagtagttgtggcgcacaggcttagtcgctccgcggcatgtgggatcttcccggaccagggcgcgaacccgcgtcccctgcattgacaggcgggttcttaaccactgtgccaccagggaagcctcacccTCCAGTCTTGCTTTTCCCAGTAGGTCAAGAGCTGTGGCAATCAGATACTGTGGAAATATGAACACCTAAGTGAGGGTGGCTGAGAGGAGCGGGTAGGATGTAGGTGGGGCAGGAATCCAAGACTTATGGAGGTATCTCCCAGGATGCACCCCACTTCAAGTTCATTATTAGACCTTCCCCGCTGCAAGGCGTTGTGGGAATGACTTGTTTAGAATCCGCTGGGTTCTCAGTCAAAAGGAGGTCCCAGCTCTCCCAAGCCAAGCCACTTTGACAATGTTTTCATGCCTCTGCCTCTAGGAAGACGTGAGCTGGAGAGACCTTTGGAGAACAGTGTCTAACTGCATcactacagataaggaaactgatgcATAGAGACTCACATAGCAGGGtctttaaatatgagaaaatagaaagagCTGGTTCTGTCACTTATTACCTTATAGTCTTGGGAATATCTCTCCAAATCTCTGagtttctcattccttttttacAAAATAAGGCTAATGATTCTACCTGTCAACGTCTCtagccacacacacacctccagaAACACTCCTGCTCCTGGTTGAACCAGTTGGGTTTATTACTCACTACAGCAAGGAGAACACACACCTTGGGGAACCACCTAGCATCTCATTAAGAGGATGTTAGAAAAGACCTAAAGAAATGTGCTATGGTTGGGTGATTTGGGGAAGGTTTCAGGAAGCTGGCTCTGCTCTGGATGGATGCTGTCAGGAAGTGGGGCAGTTCTCTGACTGTGTATCCTAATCTTAACTCTAAGAAGAGAGGACAAGATAGAGTTTAGAACTGTATTTGGTAAAGCAGCATCAGTCACTCATAtgaggagaagagggagatgCTTGGTCATTTTGGTGGCTTGTTAACTTAGcttcttttgtctgtgttcaaCCACGATTACAGggtgtccatttatttatttatttagttagttagttagttagttagttatagctgtgttgggtcttcattgcggcatgcgggctttctctagttgaggtgagcaggggctactcatcgttgtggtgcgcgggcttctcgttgcggtggcttctcttgttgcagagcacgggctctaggcacgcgggttcagtagctgtggctcacgggctctagagtgcaggctcagtagttgtggagcacggactttgttgctccatggcatgtgggatcttcccagaccagggcttgaacccgtgtcccctgcattggcaggcggattcttaaccactgtgccacccgacAAGTCCCACTTTTTGTCTTAACCCATCATGGGCACAGAATGACTTTGTCTGATACTGACATCCTATAAAATAGTTTATGTTCAGCAGGAGACATAAGGCCAACTGTGGTGCCGGTCAGCTCCTGGAAatcagggctcagtagttgtagctcgcggggtttagagcgcaggctcagtagtcatggcgcagGAGCTTagtggctctgtggcatgtgcgatcttccccgaccagggttcaaacccgtgtcccctgcattggcaggcagagtcttaatcactgcaccaccagggaagtcccatgggttTGTATATTTGTGAGGACCATGTTGGTTATGGTGCTAAAGTGTTTTGAATACCATAGACCAAAGCACTTGCCTAAAAGCACATagacttttagttttcttgattcCTGATTCCTTTGTAAATGTGCCGCCTACTGCATTAAAGACAGGAATAAATAGCCTTTGGTTTGTAGTGTCACCCACCTTTCATAAGCCCCTCAGGGAGTCCCTCAGTGTCCAAGGGGCATCACTGTCTGTTTCCTGAAATGGTCCCTTTCTTCCTCAGAGGTAACCTAAAGCCGTCTTGCTTCAGTGATAGGTCTCATCCAGGTCAAGTCCCTTGCCCACCCCATCCTGCCCTTTATTTGACCCTCTGGTTCCTCAAAAATGTAGGTGGGGTTGCGGACTTCTGCTGGTTCTCTTTGGGCTCAAGTCACCAGTACCTCAACCATTAGGAAGCACATTTTAAGGAAGGCCCTTCCTGCCCCCTGGTGGCAGCAGTGGGGCCTGGTGGGATTCTCTGAAGGCTGTAGGGAGGCACCCAGGGCCAGAGACGGAGATATCCAGGGAGACTGAGATTTGTGGTCCTAGGACAGGAGCTGGGCATCCTCTGAGACTAGGACTCTGGTCCCTCACTGCCCAACCGCCTCCCAGGCACAGGAGCAGAGAAATCAGGCATGTGCTCTGCACTAGAGGTGGACCTGAACTGCATGCGGGAGTGCCTCTCAGGTGGGGAATGCGTGGCCGACCTCAAGGGCTGCCAGGCCGGCTGTGCCACCGTCTGCCAGATGCCCAGTGGTAACCCCGGGGGCCTCCACCAGGCAGGACGGGAGATGGTACTTGTAGGAGGTAGGAGCATCTGGTTCGGGGAAGTGAGGTGCTCTCAACTCTGGGACATCTGGCTGGGTGGAAGGAGACGGAAGCAGTTCAGCTGAGGCACTCCCTCCAGGGACCTTGGGGAGACAAGGCATCTGAAGTGCAGCGGGGGGAAGGGAGACCCCTGCACCTGGCTGGATTCAGTGCTTTAGTGCATGTCTTTGCT from Tursiops truncatus isolate mTurTru1 chromosome 15, mTurTru1.mat.Y, whole genome shotgun sequence includes:
- the LOC117308062 gene encoding pancreatic trypsin inhibitor-like isoform X1; this translates as MSRLCLSIALLLLLGILVACTPGAEHKSRARDPPPAFCLEPPFEGPCKAIFIRYFYNATSRLCETFKYGGCDAKQNNFLTSEDCMRTCGGAERPWMLSMVPGTKETVHKYLRKEGRNTGAHSS
- the LOC117308062 gene encoding serum basic protease inhibitor-like isoform X2; translated protein: MSRLCLSIALLLLLGILVACTPGAEHKSRARDPPPAFCLEPPFEGPCKAIFIRYFYNATSRLCETFKYGGCDAKQNNFLTSEDCMRTCGGAERPWKDL